From Natronogracilivirga saccharolytica:
CTGAGAACAGAAATCCAAGTGAGTCAATATCCACACTGTATTGTGGTATATCCAGGGAATCCGGATCGGTCTTAAATTCGAATGCCAGACCTGCCTTCAGATTCAATGCGTTCATTCGGTTGCTCTCCCCTCCTTCTTTTCGTACAATTATAGTTCCGTTGGTGATATCAAGCGAGGCTATCTTCAGCTTTTCTACAGAAGTGTCATCGCCGGATTCCTCATCATCGGGTAGACGTGCAGGATCCCAATCGATGGTAAACGCATCTAATTTAACTTTCGAAAGGATGATATTTTTACGAAAAATCAGACCCGGATTTATTCCGGTAATGCGGAGGGTATCGGTCCGGAAAATGACATGGCCATCATTGGATGTCGAAATTGTCATATGTCCGATCGAAACAGCCCGCTGCAACGGTGAAATACGGGCTGAATTTATTTCCACAGTGTAATCCGGACCCAGGGCATCGGCCAGAATGGACTGGATCTTCTCCTGACCAACTCCGAACCGCAGCCATAAAAACAGACCTGAAAGGATGACCAAAACCGTGATCCCTGCAATGAGCAGCACTCTTTTCATCGTAAATGCAGTATGCTAATAGCTGCATATAACACCGCTGATGGGTAATTATGATTCTGCAGACCTGGGGTGAACATGGGGCATTTGTGTAATTATATTTTTAATTATGACATTACCGGTTTTCAGCTTGAATACGATTCACATATTCCTCACTTGCGATAATTCCGACTTCAACTCTTCGGTTTTGATCTCTTCCTTCTTCAAGGTCATTATCAGCTATGGGTTCAAGTTCACCACGCCCCTGAGCCTGTATTCGGGAAGATGGGATGCCCTGGGAAACCAGGTAGGTTTTGGCTGCTTCTGATCGCCGGTTTGAGAGGCCCAGATTGTATTCTTCGCTTCCTCTGCTGTCTGTATGACCTACAATTACGATATCCGAATCAGGATACTCGTTCAGACTGGCAGCCAGTTGGGTAAGGTTCTCCCGTGCATCAGGTTGAATTTCGGATGAATCAAATCCAAAGAGTAAACCAGAGTCAAACGTAATGGCAATGCCTTCACCAACTCGCTGAACTTCAGCATCCCTTAAGCTTTGTTCAAGCTCTTCTGCCTGTTGGTCCATCCGATGGCCAATAATATTGCCGGCAGCCCCGCCAACTACAGCGCCAACAAGTGCGCCTTTCACAGTTGAACCAAGCGCTTTGCCCGCAAGTGCTCCTACACCTGCGCCGGCTCCGGCACCTATAGCTGTACCCTTTGTTGTATTGCTTAATTTACTGCATCCTGAAAATAATAATACCAGGACAAGTACTGGAAAGGTTATGAGGTGGTGTGTTTTCATCTGTTTAAAGTTTTCAGACTCAGTTATTGGGGGCGTACCAAATAACAAGACTGAGGTTAATGATTAAGATT
This genomic window contains:
- a CDS encoding OmpA family protein, with product MKTHHLITFPVLVLVLLFSGCSKLSNTTKGTAIGAGAGAGVGALAGKALGSTVKGALVGAVVGGAAGNIIGHRMDQQAEELEQSLRDAEVQRVGEGIAITFDSGLLFGFDSSEIQPDARENLTQLAASLNEYPDSDIVIVGHTDSRGSEEYNLGLSNRRSEAAKTYLVSQGIPSSRIQAQGRGELEPIADNDLEEGRDQNRRVEVGIIASEEYVNRIQAENR